GATAATCAAGTATTTCTACGTTATATGCATCACCTTCTTGCCATTCAAAGCATATTCTCCATTTATCGTTAATACGGATGCTATATTGACCTTCTCTATCACCATGTAATGCTTCTAATCGGTTTCCAGGTGGAACAAGTAAATCCCGCAGAGTCTTCGCTCTATTTAGCATCCGAAGCTTTCGCAATGCTATCCGTTGAATACCA
The Thermodesulfobacteriota bacterium genome window above contains:
- a CDS encoding type II toxin-antitoxin system RelE/ParE family toxin, coding for MIRSFKCKETEKIFKRTFSRMFPRGIQRIALRKLRMLNRAKTLRDLLVPPGNRLEALHGDREGQYSIRINDKWRICFEWQEGDAYNVEILDYH